CGCATGACCTATGAAGACTCCAGCGGTCAACTCAAGACCCTTGAGTATCAGGTCTTGGGTTTGTGCCGTAACAACGGCAGTTGAGGGACTGAAAAAATAGTTGAGTCGGGGGCTCAAGTCCTCTTCAGAAAACGCCAGCAGCGCCGATGGTTAGACAATCCACTATTGACTGCCCTCCGGTGCTCCCCATGTTCAATACCCGCTTGAAGCAGGAGCTGTCCGCTCTTCGCGAAGAACTGTCCAGCCTGCAGCAGGTCAAGGAAAGCCTGGAGAGCGAGATGCTGGCCCTGAGCCTCGACCCCGAAGGCCGGATCGAGTCGGTCAACCAGAACTTCCTCGACGAAATGCTCTACAAGTCCAGCGACCTGCTGGGCCATGCCATCCATGGGTTTGTGCCAGAGCACGTGAAGCGCGACGAGTTCCAGCAGCGCTTCAACAACGCCTTGAGCCGTGGCGAACACTTTGCCGGCACGGTGCGCCTGCTGCGCGGCAATGGCAAGGAAGCGTGGTTGCGCTCCATCGTGCAGCCGGTGCGGGGCGCGGACGGGCGCATCAAACGGTTTTCGGTGTACTCCAGCGACCTGACCCGCACCATCGAGGCGTCCCGTGAGCATGAAAACCTGATCACCGCGCTGGTGCGTTCCACAGCGGTGATCGAGTTCGACCTCAATGGCAACGTGCTGGCTGCCAACGAGCGTTTCCTCCAGGGCATGGGTTACAACTTGGCGCAGATCCAGGGCAAACATCACCGTATGTTCTGTGAGCCCCAGGATTACAACAGCGCTGAATACCAAGCCTTCTGGAAACGTTTGAACGACGGTGAATATGTCGCTGGCCGCTTCAAGCGCGTTGACGCCCATGGCCGCGAAGTCTGGCTGGAAGCCTCCTACAACCCGGTGTTGGATGCCAACGACCGGCTGTACAAAGTGGTCAAGTTCGCGACGGTGATCACCGACCAGATCCATCAGGAACGCGCGGTGGCCGAGGCTGCCAACATTGCCTACAGCACGTCATTGCACACCGACAGCAGTGCCCAGCGCGGCACCGCTGTGGTCACCCAGGCGGTGGAGGTGATGCGCGACCTGGCCACGCACATGGAACAGGCCGGCGAGGGCATCGAGGCGCTCAACGCCCAGTCCCAGGTGATTGGCAGTATCGTCAAGACCATCAGCGGGATTGCCGAGCAGACCAACCTGTTGGCGCTCAACGCTGCGATTGAAGCGGCTCGTGCCGGCGAGCAGGGTCGCGGGTTTGCGGTGGTGGCCGATGAAGTGCGGCAGTTGGCCTCGCGTACCAGCAAAGCCACGGAAGAAATCGTCGGCGTGGTGCGTCAGAACCAGGACATGGCCCGCGATGCCGTGGCGCTGATGACCGATGGCCGGCTACAGGCCGAGCAGGGTTTGTCCCTGGCGGCAGAGGCGGGCACGGTGATCGTCGAGATCCAGGACGGCGCGCAGAAAGTGGTGAGTGCCGTTGGCCAGTTTGCCAACCAGTTGTCCACCTAGACGCAAGGCCAACCGATCATGGGGCATGAACCTCGAACAGCAGCAGGTCGAACCATTGCCCATCGAGCAGGAACGCCTTGCGTGAATGCCCATACTGGGTAAAGCCGCTGCGCTGCAACACCCGCAGCGAGCCCGGGTTCTGCGGGCGTACGGTGGCTTCGATGCGCTTGAGGGCATGCTCGCCAAAGGCTTTTTCCAGGCCCAGTGCCACGGCTTGTCGCGCCAGGCCGCGACCGGTGAACTGGGCCCCCATGCGGTAGCCCAGGGACGCCGAGTGATAATAGCGGCGGCGCACTTGGGTAAAGTTGATCCGCCCCACCAGCACGCCGTTTTCGCGGATCAAGTATTGATAGGCGCGGTCTTCGCTGGCCTCCAGCAGCGCGCGCTCGATGGCGCGCTGTACGCCTTCGACGCTGTAGTACGCCTCGGGCCGGGCATTGATCCAACTTTCGAAAAAGTCCCGATTGGCCAGCTCGAACGCCAATAACTCGTTCACGTCATCCCACTGTGGGGGCGTCAATGTCAGGTTCATCCCTGGAAAACCTCTTGGTGGTGGCCGCGCAGTCTTTCTTCTCACACTCGGGGCGCTGGATTCAAGCGCTGCCTACCAGTGCGCCTGTGCCAATGCCTCGGCAAAGGCGATCAGCTTCGGCGAGTACTGGCGCGAGGGTGGATACACCAGGGAAATTGCGCGGCTGCGCCCGGCGAAGTCTTCCAGGATCGGCACCAAGCGCCCGGCGGCGAGGTCGTCGCGCACGGCAAAGTCCATCACTTGGGCAATCCCGAATCCGCCCACCGCGCCGTCCACCAGGGCATCGCCAATGTCGAAGATCAGCCGCCCCTCGACGCTGACATCGCGCACCTTGCCGTCGAGCATGAACTGCCAGTCCACCATCCGCCCGCTGCGCAGGTTGCGCACGGTCAGGCAACTGTGGTCGTGCAGTTCTTCGACGGTTTGCGGGGTGCCTAAGCGCGCCAGGTAGGCAGGGGAGGCGACGGTCACCCAGCGCAGGGGCGTCAAGGCCCGGGCGATCAGGCGCTGGTCGTGGATCTCGCCGGTACGCAGCAGGGCGTCGAAACCCTCATCGACGATATCCACCAGACGGTCGGTCATCACCGCTTCGATGCGCAGCTCGGGGTAGCGTAAGGTCAGCTCACCAATCACCGGCATCACCACTTTGCGCCCGAACAGCGACGGGGTGCTGATTTTCAGTAAACCCGAGGGCGTGCTGCGACGGTCGAGCAGCAGCTTTTCGGTTTCGGCCAGTTCGGCCAGCAACGGTGCGCTGCGTTCATACAGCATTTGCCCATCCGGGGTCAGGCTGACGCTACGGGTGTTGCGTTGCAGCAGGCGTACGCCCAGCTCGGCTTCCAGGCGCGAGATGGCGCGCGACAAACCTGATTGGGTGAGCCCAAGATCCCCGGCGGCACGGGTGAAACTGCGGGTTTCGGCGACGCGGACCAGCAGGCGAACGGCGTTCAGATCCATGATTAAAGTCATAACTGAAAGAGTGATATGGCTATTTATCATCTACTGGGCATGAAAGACACTGGCCGCACTCTTTTTTGGACAGGATGTTGTGATGCCCGCCATTCCCTCAAGTCGTCCCTCGGGCTGGATGTTGATGTTGCTGGCCACTGCCCAACTGATCATCGCCCTGGACGCGACCATTGTGTTTGTTGCCTTGCCGCAGATCGGCAGCCACCTGGGCTTTTCTGCCCAACAGTTACAGTGGGTGGTCAGCGCGTATACCGTGGCGTTTGGCGGTTTTCTATTGCTCGGTGGCCGGGCCACGGACCTGCTGGGCAAACGCCGTTTGTACCGGGTGGGCCAGTCGTTGTACGCGCTGTCGTCGTTGGCGGCGGTACTGGGCGGCAGCGCGTTGTTGCTGGTGCTGGCGCGCGCGGTACAAGGGGTGGGCGGTGCGCTGCTGTTTCCGGCGACCTTGGCGTTGATCAACACGCACTATGCGCAAGGGCCGCAGCGCAACCGGGCCTTTGCGGTGTGGAGCGCAGCGTCGGCCGCCGGGTTGGCGTTGGGTGCGTTGTTGGGCGGCGTGCTGACCCAATGGTGGGGCTGGGAGGCGGTGTTTCTGGTCAACGTGCCCTTGGCGGGCGGCTGTGCCCTGGCGGCGCGCTACTGGATCCCCGCCGACGGCGAGCGCAGCCGAGGTCGCAGTTTTGATGTGAGTGGTGCGTTGACCGTTACCGTCGGCGGCACGCTGCTGGTGTTCGCCCTGGTGCAGGGGCCGGAATGGGGTTGGACGGCGCCCGCGACCCTGGGCTGCATGCTGTTGGCGCTGGCCTTGCTCGGGCTGTTTGCCTGGATCGAACACCGTGGCCGCGATCCGTTGATGCCACTGCGCCTGCTGGGTTACCGCGAGTTACGCATGGCCATGGTGCTGACCGCTGTCTTTATGAGCAGCTTCGGCGTGCAGTACTACTTCCTCGCCCTGTACTACCAGCAAGTCTACGGCTACAGCGTGCTGCAGGCCGGGCTGGCGTTCTTGCCGGCGACATTGGTGTGTACCCTGGGCATCTGGTTGGCCGAGCGCGCGCTGGTCAAAATCGGCTTGCGCAACACCCTGGTCAGCGGCCAGTTGGCCGGGGCGCTGGGGATTGCCCTGGTGTGCCTGGCGTTGCCCACAGGGGTGGGGTTCTGGTCGTTGTTGCCGGGGATCTTTATCTTGAGCCTTGGCCAAGGCATGACCTGGACGGCGATGTGGGTGGCCGCAGGCCTTGGCGTCAAGCCGGGAGAGCAGGGCGTGGCGGCGGGCATGGCCTCGACCACGCAACAGATCGGCGGCGCGCTGGGGTTGGCGGTGCTGGTGTCGCTGGCCAACGCCGGTGGCGCGACGGGCGCGGGTCAAGCTCAGGGGATCGAGTTGGCGTTGTGGTGGAGCGCGGGCATTGCGTTGGTGGGAGCGATGGTGGCATTGCGACTGAGGTCATCGCGGCCCGGACCGGTTCTGGAGGCGGCTTAGGGTTTGTGTAGGAGCGAGCTTGCTCGCGAAGAGCTTAACTGTACTGCGTTTATCCTGGATAAACGTGGCGTTCTCAGGTTTTTCGCGAGCAAGCTCGCTCCTACAGGTTAGCGGCCGAGCATCTTCACCCAGCGCGACGGCGGTATGCCGAAGGTGCTGCGAAACTGCCGGGTCATGTGGCTCTGGTCGGTGAAGCCGGCGATCAGCGCCGCATCCACCAATGACTGACCCTGGCCCAGCAGGTTGCGCACCAGATCCAGGCGGCGCATGGTCAGGTAGCGGTAGGGGCTGGTGCCGAACAACAGGCGAAAATCCCGCGACAAGGCCCAGCGATCCCGCCCGCAATGCGCGGCCATTTCATCCAGGGTGATGCTGCGCCCCAAGGCGCTGTGGATAAATTCCCGGGCCCGTTCGGCGGCCTGGTAATCAAAGGTCTTGCGGTTGGCGCTGATACCCGATGCGTTGTTCAGGGCGTGGGCCAGGTCAAACAGCGCGTCTTGCTCTTGCATCGGGTCCAGCGGGCAATCGAGTTGCTGCACAAAGGCCTGGCAGGCCCGGTGCAGCCATGGGTCGTTGGACAGCCCGTTGTGGATAAAGGGCAACGGCTTGCCGCCGAGAATCTGCTGGATCAGCGCCGGCTCTACATAAATCATCCGGTACTTGAAGCCTTCGTCGCTGCCAGCCCAGCCATCGTGGACCTCATCAGGATGGATCACCATGGTCGTGCCTGGCAGGCTGTGGGTCTGGCTGCCGCGATAATGAAAACTCTGTACGCCGAACAAGGTGTGGCCAATGGCGTAGGTGTCGTGGCGATGAGGGTCGAAGCCAAACCCGGAAAAATACGCTTCGATCCGCTCCAGGCCACTGCCATGGGGCGCACGGTGCAGCCAGTCGATATTCGCGGTGAGTTTGCCCATGGGATGTTTTTCGAAAGATGTCGGATGGAGTGACGTTAACTGAGTCTGAGGTGGCTGTCTGCCGGGGTCTTGTACGATTGTGCGCGGTCGCAACGGTGGCGAAGCGCTGACGGCCCGTGGTAATAAGCCTTACTTTCTACAGTGAGGCCGGGTCATGAGTCAGTTGCGGGTAGGGATTATTTTTGGTGGCCGTTCGGCTGAGCACGAAGTGTCGTTGCAGTCGGCACGCAACATCGTCGACGCCCTCGACCGCACGCGTTTCGAACCGGTGCTGATTGGCATCGACAAGGCTGGCCACTGGCACCTCAATGACACCTCGAACTTCCTGCTCAACCAGGAAAACCCTGCGCTGATCGCCCTCAACCAGTCCAACCGCGAGCTGGCAGTAGTGCCGGGCAAGGCCAGCCAACAACTGGTGGAAACCTCGGGCCAGGGCTTGCTGGAACATGTCGATGTGATCTTCCCGATTGTCCACGGCACCCTCGGCGAAGACGGTTGCCTGCAAGGATTGCTGCGCATGGCGGACCTGCCGTTCGTGGGTTCCGATGTACTGGGTTCGGCGGTGTGCATGGACAAGGACATCAGCAAACGCCTGCTGCGCGATGCCGGTATCGCCGTGGCGCCCTTTATCACCCTCAACCGTGGCAACGCGGCGCGCACAACCTTCGACCAGGCCCGGCAAAAGCTCGGTTTGCCGCTGTTCGTCAAACCGGCCAACCAAGGCTCCTCCGTGGGCGTGAGCAAGGTGGCTGACGAAGCTGGGTACTTGGCCGCTGTTGAGCTGGCGTTGGGCTTCGATGAAAAAGTGTTGGTGGAATCCGCTGTCAAAGGCCGGGAGATCGAATGCGCGGTACTGGGCAACGAGCGTCCCATCGCCAGCGGTTGTGGCGAGATCGTGGTGCGTGACGGCTTCTATTCTTACGACAGCAAATACATCGACGACCAGGCCGCACAAGTGCTGGTGCCGGCCGACATCAGTGTTGAGGCCAGCGAGCGCATCCGTGCCCTGGCCGTCGAGGCGTTTGAAGTGCTGGGCTGCGCCGGGCTGGCGCGGGTTGATGTGTTTCTGTGTGAAGACGGTGAAGTCTTGATCAACGAGGTCAACTCATTGCCCGGTTTCACCCGCATCAGCATGTACCCCAAGTTGTGGCAGGCGGCGGGGATGAGTTACAGCGAACTGGTCAGCCGCTTGATCGAGCTGGCGCTGGAACGGCACACGGCACGCAGGGGGTTGAAGATCAGCCGCTAAGGGACAGACCAAGGACTGTGGCGAGGGGGCTCATCCCCCGCTGGGCTGCGCAGCAGCCCCAAAACCAGCCACCTCGGTGTGCCTGACACTACTCGGTGGGCCTTATTGGGACTGCTGCGCAGCCCAGCGGGACGAGCCCCCTCGCCACCAGGGTTGGTTCTCAATCCCCCAGCGCTTCCCCCTCACGCCGTGGATCTGCGCCGCCACTCCAGGTCGCCTTGCCCTGGGCATCGCGCACTCGCACGATGGCCTGGGTACCGCTGGTCATATCGATCTCGCTCAAGGCGTGCCCACGGTCCTTGAGGGCCGCTTTCAATTGCGCGCTGAACAGCCCTTGCTCCAGCTCGGTCGCGCCGTTGCGGCTGCCGAAGTTGGGCAGGCTGATGGCGGCTTGTGGGTCGAGGTTCCAGTCGAGCATGCCCACCAGGGATTTGCTCACGTATTCGATGATCTGCGATCCGCCGGGAGAGCCGACCGTGGCCAGCAGCTCGCCGCTTTGGCGGTCGAAGACCAGGGTCGGCGCCATGGACGAACGCGGGCGTTTGCCCGGCTCGATACGGTTGGCCACTGGTTGGCCGTTTTCTTCGGGGATAAAGGAAAAGTCCGTCATCTGATTATTCAGCAGGAAGCCCTGGACCATCACGTGGGAGCCGAACGCGGCTTCGATGGTGGTGGTCATCGACACCGCGCCGCCCTGGTCATCTACAGCGACCACTTGCGAGGTGGAAATACGCAGTGGCGAGCGATCCGGCGCGTAAGCCACCTCAACCCCCGCCGGTTGGCCGGGCTTGGCTACGCCCATGCTGCGCTCGCCAATCAATGCCGCGCGGCTGGCCAGATAGCCGGGGGCGAGCAGGCCCGCGACCGGCACGGCGACGAAGTCTTGATCGGCTACATATTGTGCGCGGTCGGCGTAGGCCAGGCGATCGGCCTCGGCAATCAGGTGCACGGCGGTGGGCACAGGTTCCAGGCCAGCGGCAGTCGTTGTCTTCACAGGTTTGAGCGGCGCCAGGGCCCAGCGCGGGTCGCGGGCTTCGAGGGCCTGCAAGGTGCCGAGGATCTGCGCAATGGCCACCCCGCCCGAAGACGGCGGCGGCATGCCGCACACCTGCCAGCGCTTGTAGTCGGTACACAGCGGCGTGCGCTCCTTGGCGCGGTAGGCCTGCAGATCGTTCAACGCGAGGCGGCCAGTGTGGTGATGGCCCTGGACCTTGCGTGCAATCTCCTCGGCGATCGGGCCGTGGTAAAGCGCGTCGGGCCCTTCCTTGGCGATACGTTTGAATACATTGGCCAGCGCCGGGTTTTTCAACAGGGTGCCCGTGGCTTTCGGGCTGCCGTCGGCATTGAGAAAATACGCCGCCATGTCTGGTGACTGGCTGATGTAGCGGTCGGCGGCGATCAGGCTGTGCAGGCGCGCAGAAATCGCAAAGCCCTGCTCGGAGAGCTGGATTGCCGGCGCAAACAATTGCGCCCAGGGCAGGCGGCCGCTTTGTTCGTGGGCCATCTTCAGCGCGCGCAGGACACCGGGGGTGGCGACCGACCGACCACCGATCTGCGCCTGGGCAAACGCCATCGGCGTGCCGTCGGCATTGAGCAGCATATCGGGCGTGGCGCCGGCCGGTGCGGTTTCACGGCCGTCATAGGCCCTAACCTGCTTGCCATCCCACAGC
The Pseudomonas hygromyciniae genome window above contains:
- a CDS encoding MFS transporter, coding for MLMLLATAQLIIALDATIVFVALPQIGSHLGFSAQQLQWVVSAYTVAFGGFLLLGGRATDLLGKRRLYRVGQSLYALSSLAAVLGGSALLLVLARAVQGVGGALLFPATLALINTHYAQGPQRNRAFAVWSAASAAGLALGALLGGVLTQWWGWEAVFLVNVPLAGGCALAARYWIPADGERSRGRSFDVSGALTVTVGGTLLVFALVQGPEWGWTAPATLGCMLLALALLGLFAWIEHRGRDPLMPLRLLGYRELRMAMVLTAVFMSSFGVQYYFLALYYQQVYGYSVLQAGLAFLPATLVCTLGIWLAERALVKIGLRNTLVSGQLAGALGIALVCLALPTGVGFWSLLPGIFILSLGQGMTWTAMWVAAGLGVKPGEQGVAAGMASTTQQIGGALGLAVLVSLANAGGATGAGQAQGIELALWWSAGIALVGAMVALRLRSSRPGPVLEAA
- a CDS encoding LysR family transcriptional regulator is translated as MDLNAVRLLVRVAETRSFTRAAGDLGLTQSGLSRAISRLEAELGVRLLQRNTRSVSLTPDGQMLYERSAPLLAELAETEKLLLDRRSTPSGLLKISTPSLFGRKVVMPVIGELTLRYPELRIEAVMTDRLVDIVDEGFDALLRTGEIHDQRLIARALTPLRWVTVASPAYLARLGTPQTVEELHDHSCLTVRNLRSGRMVDWQFMLDGKVRDVSVEGRLIFDIGDALVDGAVGGFGIAQVMDFAVRDDLAAGRLVPILEDFAGRSRAISLVYPPSRQYSPKLIAFAEALAQAHW
- the ddlA gene encoding D-alanine--D-alanine ligase, with protein sequence MSQLRVGIIFGGRSAEHEVSLQSARNIVDALDRTRFEPVLIGIDKAGHWHLNDTSNFLLNQENPALIALNQSNRELAVVPGKASQQLVETSGQGLLEHVDVIFPIVHGTLGEDGCLQGLLRMADLPFVGSDVLGSAVCMDKDISKRLLRDAGIAVAPFITLNRGNAARTTFDQARQKLGLPLFVKPANQGSSVGVSKVADEAGYLAAVELALGFDEKVLVESAVKGREIECAVLGNERPIASGCGEIVVRDGFYSYDSKYIDDQAAQVLVPADISVEASERIRALAVEAFEVLGCAGLARVDVFLCEDGEVLINEVNSLPGFTRISMYPKLWQAAGMSYSELVSRLIELALERHTARRGLKISR
- a CDS encoding AraC family transcriptional regulator, whose amino-acid sequence is MGKLTANIDWLHRAPHGSGLERIEAYFSGFGFDPHRHDTYAIGHTLFGVQSFHYRGSQTHSLPGTTMVIHPDEVHDGWAGSDEGFKYRMIYVEPALIQQILGGKPLPFIHNGLSNDPWLHRACQAFVQQLDCPLDPMQEQDALFDLAHALNNASGISANRKTFDYQAAERAREFIHSALGRSITLDEMAAHCGRDRWALSRDFRLLFGTSPYRYLTMRRLDLVRNLLGQGQSLVDAALIAGFTDQSHMTRQFRSTFGIPPSRWVKMLGR
- a CDS encoding GNAT family N-acetyltransferase, which encodes MNLTLTPPQWDDVNELLAFELANRDFFESWINARPEAYYSVEGVQRAIERALLEASEDRAYQYLIRENGVLVGRINFTQVRRRYYHSASLGYRMGAQFTGRGLARQAVALGLEKAFGEHALKRIEATVRPQNPGSLRVLQRSGFTQYGHSRKAFLLDGQWFDLLLFEVHAP
- the ggt gene encoding gamma-glutamyltransferase: MNGVQRVLFNLRLQRLTSLSVIVAALSLSACHSTSSPDLPPAPELGSGYRTDMTVRHAERHMAAAANPLAAEAGRTILRQGGSAIDAAIAMQAVLTLVEPQSSGIGGGAFIMLWDGKQVRAYDGRETAPAGATPDMLLNADGTPMAFAQAQIGGRSVATPGVLRALKMAHEQSGRLPWAQLFAPAIQLSEQGFAISARLHSLIAADRYISQSPDMAAYFLNADGSPKATGTLLKNPALANVFKRIAKEGPDALYHGPIAEEIARKVQGHHHTGRLALNDLQAYRAKERTPLCTDYKRWQVCGMPPPSSGGVAIAQILGTLQALEARDPRWALAPLKPVKTTTAAGLEPVPTAVHLIAEADRLAYADRAQYVADQDFVAVPVAGLLAPGYLASRAALIGERSMGVAKPGQPAGVEVAYAPDRSPLRISTSQVVAVDDQGGAVSMTTTIEAAFGSHVMVQGFLLNNQMTDFSFIPEENGQPVANRIEPGKRPRSSMAPTLVFDRQSGELLATVGSPGGSQIIEYVSKSLVGMLDWNLDPQAAISLPNFGSRNGATELEQGLFSAQLKAALKDRGHALSEIDMTSGTQAIVRVRDAQGKATWSGGADPRREGEALGD